CACTCAGTAAACCAGTAATTTTTTAAGtcaagatttacttttattgacTATCATATCAGGAATTTAGTTTTGAACATAACTACAGATAGAGAGGACAGATCTATGTGTTTCCACCTTCATTTAGCAGGAACTTGGGATTGGATATGTTCTGTGAGCATGAACATGAGCCAAGAGATAGCATCTGGTCTATCATAATTCTATCTGATCAAGAATGATCCTTTATATGGAGAACTAGTCATTTGGGTGATCTGGGTTGAAACTGTGCTTATTCAGAAAAGTCTGACTTGCCCTGGACGGTAAGTTAGACTTTGGGGGGAAGGGTATCATTCCCAAGGTTGGGGCTCTGTTGAGCATCACATTCATCTAATTCAGGCAAAGCAGTCACAAACAGAAGGCAGGAAATAGAGCAAGTAGCTAATAATATGAATATGGATTAAAACCCAGATATACCACTTACTATATGTGGCTTTGGATAACGTACTTAATTTCTAGTTTCCCTTtacataaaatggaaatgataatgATATCAAGTGTGTAGTGTTGGTattataaagattaaatgaaataataacatgCCTAATACTATATTTACCATTCAATAAGGGCTCACATAAATAGTTGTGATGATAGAGCAGTCATATATGTTGTAGTTGTAATTATTGTTGGGTGGTGTAGTCCACGGTTGGATAATTATGGTCTCTGTCCAGCCTGTTTTAGTAAACGTGGTTTTGCTGGAACACAGTCATGTCCTCTCCTTGCTTATTGTCCATGGCTGCTTTCACATTAGGACAGCAAAACTGAGTGATTGTGGCAGATTGGACAGCCCACAAAACCCAAACATCCACTATTTGGCTCTTTATGGAAAATATGTCCTGAACTTCAGCACTATTGAAATAGATaacagtataattttttttttatcttttatttaatgaatataaatttccaaagtacgactcatgtgttacaatggcttccccccccataccgtccctcccacccacaaccctcccctttcccactccctctccccttccattcacatcaagattcattttcgattatcttaatatacagaagatcagcttagtataccttaagtaagtatttcaacagtttgctcccacacaaaaacataaagtgaaaaataatagatgattttttttaaatgatgatgaaatcagatcagacctattgtcatgtttaatcccagtgagagtcaagttgggaattgataatttctttctttttttttttttttttttttacagaagatcagtttagtgtacattaagtaaagatttcagtcgtttgcacccccatagaaacacaaagtgaaatatactgtttgagtactcgttatagcattaagcctcagtgtatagcacgttaaggacagagatcctacatgaggagtaagtgcacagtgactcctgttgttgactttaccaattgacactcctgtttatggcatcagtaatctccctatgcaccagttatgagtttccaaggctatggaagccccttgagttctccgactcttatcttgtttagacacggtcatagtcaaagtggaggttctctcctcccttcagagaaaggcacctccctctttgaagacctgttctttccactgggatctcactcacagagatctttttgccagagtgtcttggctttccatgcctgaaatactctcatgggcttttcagccagatccgagtgcctttagggctgattctgaggccagagtgctatttaggacatccgccattctatgagtctgctgagtatctcacttcccatgttggatcactctcccctttatttattctatcggttggtgttagcagatactagacttgtttatgtgctccctttgactcttagtcctttcattatgatcaattgtgaactgaaattgatcacttggagtagtgagatggcattggcacatgccaccttgatgggattgaattggaatcccctggtatgtttccaactctaccaattggggcaagtcagcccgagcatgtcccaaattatacatctcttccctctcttattcccactcttatgtttaacagggatcacatttcggttaattttcaacacttaagaataactgtgtgataattacagaattaaacctgtcatattaagtagaacagacaaaaaaaaatactatgagggataatgtattaagttgtccattagcagtcagagctatgctgatcaagtcaccatttctcatagtgtccatttcacttcaggaggtttcctttttggtgttcagtcagttgtcaccgatcagggagaacatatggtatttgtccctttgggactggcttacttcactcagcatgatgtgttccagattcctccattttgttgcaaatgactggatttcgttgtttcttactgcggtatagtactctaaagaatacatatcccataatttctttatccagtctaccgttgatgggcatttaggttggttccaggtcttggctattgtgaattgtgctgcaataaacattagggtgcagaccgcttttttgtttatcaatttaaactcctttgggtaaattcgaaggagtgggatggctgggtcgaatggtagggttatcttcaggtttctgaggaatctccagactgatttccatagtggcttgaccagtttgcattcccaccaacagtgggttagtgtccctttttccccacatcctcgccagcatctgttgttggtagatttctgtatgtgagccattctaaccggggtgaggtgaaacctcattgtggttttgatttgcatttccctgattgctagtgaccttgaacattttttcatgtgcctgttggccatttggatttcctcttttgaaaaatgtctattgaggtccttggcccatctcttaagtgggttgttgatAACAGTATAATTTAATAGTTACACAGATCTGTATTTGAGCTCTGCGCCTTCTGTTGGCAAGATTAGTCAAATTTCCCTCTGAGACTGAGTTTTCTCATTGGTTACAATGAGACATGAATAGACATATCATTAGGATTACATATGTAAAGGCACATAACATAAAATcattgctcaataaatattttattttattgacaggcagagtttagacagtgagagagagagagacagagagaaagatcttccttctgttggttcaccccctaaatggctgctatggccggcgcactgcaccgatctgaagccaggagccaggtacttattcctggtctcccatgtgggtgcagggcccaagtgcttgggccatcctccacttgttctcccgggccatagcagagagctggacttgaagaggagcaaccgggacagaatccggcaccccaaccgggactagaacccagggtgccagcaccactggcagaggattagccaagtgagccatggcgccagcctcaataattattttttaaagatttacttatttatttgaaattcagagttatgcagagagaggagaggtggagagagagagagaaagagagagagaggtcttccatcagctggttcattccccaattagctgcaacagccagagctgcaccgatctgaagccaggagccaagagcatcttctgggtctcccacataggtacagaggcccaaggacctgggtcatcttcttccactactttcccaggccacagcagagagctggtttggaagtggaacagccaggactcaaaccagtgcccatatgggatgtgggatgccagcactgcaggtggcagcctcaccctctacaccacagcgccagcctcctcaATAATTATTAATGTCAGTATCttcccaatttctttcttttttttttttttttgatttctcttgtatAGTAAGGAAAGTAGTTTGTATGGTTCTGggtttaattttatgttttcaaatatgTTGAAATATTGCTAAGTTATGCTTTATATGTACATTAATAGCTACATACAAATGACTAGCTGTTGCTTTGCCCAAGTTCTTAGAATCAAGGAGGGTCACTCAAAACTGTTAGCAACATAAGCTATTAGTAAATTCAAATCTAAAACGTCCCTATCCAAAGAAGAAATACTTAATTTGTCTTTCAGAGTCATTAAGGGAAATTTATCAAGGCAGGATATTGTATAAATGCATTTGTAGcatcaatgttttatttataatactTAATAGAGGTTGGAGATATTTGCATGATAGTGATTATAATTCTAAGTTtgacaagatttattttttgagcgGTACTAATGCATTTCTGGACTTGGTCAGGTCCATCTGGTGGACTGGTACAGGACCAAATGTGAGTCATAGTTTCCATATTCTGCAGAGAAGTGCAGAGATGAATTAATCATAGTTAGGTTCTGTGGTGACTACATTAGAAGGCTGAACATAGCGTCACATTTTTATGCAGATCACACTCGCTCTCCAGTCATAAATTGTTAGGTTGTCTTAATTTGTCACACTCACAATAACTCATGAATAACTAACATTTCCTATTTTCTTGccaattcagaaaaaaaagccTCACCATCTTATTTCTACAATTTCTATTCTTACAGATATATGCCATTTTCAAAGCATCAGAGAGAAATTACAATATATATGCATGCTGAACAAATTGGTCAAATTTCCCATTGAGAATCAGTTTCCTCATTGGTTACAAAGAGACATAAATAAACAGGTTATAGCAGTTATGTTAGTGAAAACTCTCAGCACAAAATCATTGCTCCGTGAACACTGATCTCAGATCTGCCTTCTACATTCCTTCTGATTTCTTTCCTATAGCAAGGAAAGTAGTTCTGGGTTCTgggtttaattttattgtttcaaggaaaaaaaaaaactgaaatttgatTAGTTTGGTTGTTTTgatgcagtttctttcttttattccttttaaaaaattcttaatttactTGTCTATGTTAACTTAGTTCCCATTTTTCAGGTATTATTCTCTCTATATCCCAATGTGAATATACTTCTTAGgaggaagaacttttttttttatttatttgagagatataattacagagagaaggaaaaacagagagaaaggtcttgcatctgctgattcactcaacggctggagctgggcagatctaaagctaggagccaggagctttttctgggtctcccacaagggtgcagggacccaagcacttgggccatcttctgctgctttcccagggcacagcagagagctggattggaagaagagcagccaggacactaactagcacccatatgggatgccagagctgaaggtggaggcttagcctaccaccctacaacaccggccccagaagGCAGAACTTTAGTAGTGGAGCCTGGAGATACTGATATTAGacattctaattttcattttttccctttagaATGGGTTTATTCTGTATTATTATCACTTTTGCCATTGTCTCACACAATTCTGCTTTTCACTGGTGTTTAGTGAAAACAAAAAGCTGCTGAAAAATTAACATCAAGGAGGTAGGATTGCTTCAGGGGGCATCTTACCGTATTCAGTCTCTCGCATGGCATTAGTGGGTTGGGTGTTTGGTTAGCCACCTTTTAGACTAATTTGTGAAAAACTTGGCAGGCTGAACAAaatgaacatgaatttttttcaactttatttttgtaaaaaaattatatatttgaaaggtagagagggggtagaggaggaggaagaggaggaaataggggaagagagagagagagagacagagagagagaaacaaacagagatcttccattcactgattcacttcccaaatgaacacaatatCCAGGAGGGTgacaggctgaaccaggagcctggaactccaaccaaaTTTCCAAACAAGTGGTAGGAACTCATACTTGAGTCCTCACCTGCTGTATCCCCatagtatgcattagcagggagctggattgggagtggcgtggagacctgaacccaggcactcttgtaTGAGATGTGAACattcttaattgctgtgccaatcGCCCAACCAAACACGAATTCTTTAAAGAGCCTGATATGATCTCTCCGCCCAAtctcttattcatttttttgaagtGCCATTTCATCCCCAGTCTTCCCACACTTAATGATGATATCTTATGAAGAGCATCTGCATGGTACGTCCTCACTAACAAATCTGTTGAGAGAATGCATGAATTTGCAGCATTGATTACTCAActctataaatacatttttgattcCTTGGCCACCACCCTAGATACCATACACTTAAATGGACTTTTACTTCTTCCTTGCCTAACTCTGTTTCCTGAGATTATCAGCTGAATAAATAATCTGTACTCAAGGTTGAGTCACCCCATCACAAGCAAGATCATCTAATTGATTGTTCATGCTACTTTTCAATAGCCAAAATAAATGTAGGACAGGAAGTACACATCGTACTGTTCTCTAGAAGAGAGAATAAACACCCTTTTGAGATCTCATAATCTTAAttataaatgaaagattaaatGACCTTGGATCACTTTCAACAAAAATCTAGCTTTAAAAAAGTAAGATCTCCTCTGCACCATTAACTCTAAATTAGTTTGGGCTTTTTATTTTAACCCTTCAAGGAAATCGAACGCACACAGTTGAGAATCTGTGTGCTTCAGGGAGCCTGAGGACTTTGAAAAAGAGCAGGCCATTGTCTTTTACCAGCCATGAAACCATGCAGAAGGGTGACCAGCACCACATCAAGAACACTTATGTTGATATCTGACTCTTGGTCTCATACCTTAGCTACTTAGATCATTAACAATTTGATTTGTCTCAcaagaaataaatgtatatatgtgtatatatatatatatatatatacagattaatgGTATTGAAACCTATCTAAAAAATCTAAGAATATGAGCATTGtgatttccagaatgttcttttttaatttatttttgacaggcagagtggacagtgagagagagagacagagagaaaggtttcccttttgccgttggttcaccctccaatggccgtcgcgctgagaccggcgcatcgtgctgatccaaaggcaggagccaggtgcttctcctggtctcccatggggtgcagggcccaagcacttgggccatcctccactgcactcccaggccacagcagagagctggcctggaagaggggcaactgggacagaatccggcgccccgactgggattagaacctggtgtgccggtgccgcaaggcggaggattagcctagtgagccgcggcgccagctctccAGAATGTTCTTTGCAGCTGAAGCTGTGCCTTGGTTTCTAAAAGTCTTGACTGCACTCTAACATTCAGTTAAGCATAGACCTAGAAGAGACTCCCTGCCTAGATTATTGCTCCTTAATCCTTTAGTATATGCTTGAGGGAAGAGAAGGTGGAACTTGCCCAAGGTTGGACAGTAGCAGCGGACTGGACATAGGTTTCTTGCCTGTCTTCTGTTCCAAGTGGGACATGTGAAAGAGGCTGCAACTGGATATGAGGACTTTCCATAGTATGTTTTCCCAGGTGGACACACTGGTGTTCatatcaaaaagaaaagacagagctAGGACCAGCACACCAGTATGTACAccaacaaggaaaaaaataaaaaaaaaaacagttgttttTGCAAGCCGTATGCAAAAGTAATCAGAAATGAACAAAGTTTTTGTCTTATTGCATTTACTTATGCAACTATATTATCAAAATTCTTAGAATGAAATCACTAAAGTTGTAGTTTCTCTTTCAAAATCATTGTTGCTGTACAGGAAAATTAATGTTAAAggtataaaatgttaaattatatgtagttatatattatttatgtatatatatatatatatatatacatttttgagTCATTTGAGGGATAATAGGAGACTATTTCCtgtgtttaaaatttgtttctcatttgtCACCTTGACACCTAAAACATTTGTCTCTGGTTTCTGCCTTTTGGTTATGATCATAGTGGACAGCTGAAGAGATGTCGGTGCTACAGCAAGGTTTATCAGCTTCACTTATTAGCATGCTACTAGAGAAGAGTGACCTGAGGGAGTGGGACATAGAGTGCATACATCTTGCTGGAAACAGTGGAGAAAAAGAGAATCAAAGAAGGAAATGGTGCATCATGTTGAAGACCAGATTTTCAAAACTGAGAGCATTCACAGAGGGGGCACTAGAAACTGAGATAATAGCATTACCACAGTTTGCTTGATTAACTTagagagtttatttttattttttaaaaattaacttctttatttgaaaggcacagttacagagtgggagagacatcttccatcagctggttcactccccaaatggccacaatggctgggattgcaccaggcctaacccaggagcctggcgtttcttctgggtttctcacatgggtggcagggcccaagcacttgggcatcctctgctgctttcccaggcacatcagcagggagctggattggaagtagagcagccggagcacaaactggtgctcatgtgggatgccagtatcacaggcaatGGCTAAACCTGTtctgccacaacatcggcccctgatttttcttttttagtaacaAAATGTTTATAAGATTTACATAGTATTTTGCCGGTTATCTGGCACAGTTAGAGCCATAATCTTATTTAAGCTATTGTGTCGGTGGACTCAGACATATTCTATTTGGTATCTCCATGTTTAAAGACAGTGAAATTGAGGCACAGGGTTGTGACTGATCAAAACTCACATAACCCGTGAGTGTGAAAGCTAAGTTAGAGACACAGCTTTTAGTTCTCAGAGGTGCTTCCACCTGTCCTGTATGAGGTTGGGAAAATAATTTATGCTTCGCCATCAGGTGACCCAAGGCTGAACTGAGCCTTTCCTTGCCAGCTGTGTAACTGctctgaatctcagtttcttTAACCTTAACTAAAAGGGAATAATAGTAGGTAGGACTGTTGTGACGATTACAATAGTTACAGCAAGCAAAGCAACCATGTTCTGCCTGGCATGTGGCAGGTGCTCAATACATGGCCCTATAACCATTTGAAAAGATTTGTACTgtctgtatttcatatattcccTTGCACCTAAAGGTGCAACAATGGACTCTACAGTCTATTCACTGATATCTCCTTGGTATGAaagtgtgtgtgcgcacatgcatATGCACACCAGGGTGCATGTGTTGGGGTCCACCTCTTCTTAGGTGCTCACACGTATCTGTGTGCATGTCTTAGAGTACAGCAGTGTCTCCTATGTTCCTGGATTGTGTGGAACCAGACACAGCAATCAAACATGGAGCATTTGTCTACTACAAATAACTGGAAACTGGAACATGATCCTAAAGCTAACTCAACCAAGAGGCTCCTAGTTCTGTGATGTAGTAGAGTTCCTGAAACACGGTCTTCTTACTCTTAGACTCTCAGGATAATATCTAGAGTTCCCAGTCTGATGACTCAGAAGGTTTTGGCCATTCCCTTTAGTAGACACACAGCTAAAGATGCACACAGAATTGCATtcacttttgaataaattttatttataattattcattCTTTCTTGAAATCTTTTAGAATCATCTTGGTTAAAATCAGTACATAAAATAATCTTCACTGTATTTGTTACATATGGCACAGAATAAGTTAACATTGTATAAATATGTTTCATTGATGCACAAATGGGAGAAGCACCCTTTGCTAAAAGCAGTATGGTAATTAAGTTCAATTTGGCTACAGTAGCACTTTAAAAAATGACCATGAGATGGCACTGTGGCCAAGTAGATTATGCTTTAAACTGTGAGTTTTCCCCCTGATGATAGCATTTAATTCCTTTCTTTAAGTGTGGAAGAATTTATCATTCAAGTTAAAACAGAATAAGATTTGTTACTCTGGTTTAATGGTACTGACTAGGAGTGAATCCATTCATCACAGATCCATAAATCATTTGAGGAACGTATTTCACATGCGTgaagaatgtttttttaaaaaccatgttaGAAAGTCCCCAGACAAAACAAAGGGCTCAAGATACCATTTTATTTAAGATCAATAAACTATATATGGACCATTGTTTGTGCCACCCCACAGAACTGTGTTAAAAAGTCTTTCCACAAAATTAGATTGACTtccagtttatttgtttatttcaaaggttgATATCTTTGTTCCTCTTGAATCTGCTTTGATAGCAATGGAAGGTCTTAGCAATATTagaacattaattcacatttgaATGGACATGatacaaacatgcacacatgtgtatatgcCGAGTGTCTTCATTGATTGCTCTCTCtccacataaatatataaatattgaatAAAGTGCATGGGAACATGTCTGTACATATATACAGATACACATTTGTCTATATACACTTGAATAGATACttatggagagaaagaaacacaaacaTATTTGTGATATATGTAGTCCAAAGACTTCTGTCAGGCAAGGTTCATTCTGTCAAGATTTAATACATATGGGGGTAGAATCTGTTATTTTTCTCTGATGTATAACGAAATGTGCAGAGTTATAAACTAAGGCAAAATGCAGCAAAGACTTTTTATCCTTTGTATTTCATCAGTAGTTCAGTCCAAATGCAGTCTTGGTAGTAGTGACATGTTGCACATTCGAGCTTTCAGATAGTGAACCAACTTTCAGTGTGTCCATGAGGACATAATTAGGATAGCCCTGATGCAATTCCAAACTACACAATGGTAATTCctctgttatttaatttttaaatctgtaGCTTTTATCACAGGCTTTAGAAAAAAACTCTTTTTCATTCAGTAGAAATCTTCAGCATTATAGTCATATATCGAATATCTATTCCAATAACAATGTGTGACTATTACTATATCAGGGTAAATTAACTCCTGTCAGTTACTTTTTCTCTTTAGTaacatttttctataaaacattaggtttatttacttatttattggtgAGTTCAGTGTCACAGTGTTAAACTAAAACAAATGTTTTAGAGAGATGAAACAAAATCTTTGACCAAAACTTTAGCAGTCATAGGTTGGGTACTGACTGTGGGGCGTATTTCTAAATTAATTGCAATGCTTGATTTGACCCCAAgtgatgttttctttcttctttctttggttGGTATTCACTGGTAACCAATATTGAGATAACTACCCTCAGAGTGCAAACAAAGCTATTTCTGGGCCAAGTAACAacgaaatatattaaaatgattcTCAAAATAAGTCTGtctgtttataattttttgacaAGGATTATTCCAGTGTCATCATTTCCCTTATACATAAggatcttgttttatttttatatccctAATATCTGGAAAATTGCTTTACACATAAGTATACACTCAACAGATGACTGTGAACCCAAGTCAAATGGTTTTGATAAATAATATAGGTTGATTAACCTGAAAGCATCAATGTACCTGATGAATGTCCATGGGAAATTCTCCTGCTCTTTATAGAGATGTCCCAGGACTCCGCTACCATCAACAGGCAGAAACCTGAGTTTATTCCTCAATCCTGATGCAGTTACATCAACATATTGTTCACTGCTCAAAGGAGGGCATGCAGTCATTTCACAGCAACTTACCAAATACCTCTAAGGTGCTGTTTGAGAGAAGCAATTTCTAGAAATATAGTGGATAATGTTAAATTATCCTTCTGATAGGTTACACAGAAGAACAAATATTAAACAAGACCACATTGGAAATTCATAGTATAGCACAAGAAGTAGAAGAGAAAGCAGCAATAATTATTCAATAACATCTAAAATCTTTTTTCACTTCTGAGAAGAATGAACTTGAAATGCAGCAAATGCCAGCAACTGTGTGACTGTTTCAAAATGGCATCTGTGAAAAAGCAGGAAGGAAAATGTTGTCAAGTATTTCACTTAATTGTCTTAGCAACATGGATTTTAtgacactgttctttttttttttcctttcaaaatatatGTCATGTTCAGTTTTAAATAGAAGTTTTCCTTATTTAAGAGGCCACTATATTGAACAAATTGTTCATTATTTATAGCTATTTTTATTTACAGGAATAGATAACCAACAAATCCCATGCCATCAGTTAACAACATAGTAGCAAGGTGTCCACTTGACAATGGAAGTTAACGTAGATTTATTCAGGGCCTCATTATAATTATACAACAAAAGCTCATTATTTTAAAGCTGTATCATTTACAATGTTAAAAATAAGTCTCATAAAGCTCACAGCTGAAATGCTGCCAGGACATTTTTGAAGTGCACATTTTGTGGCATTTAACCCTGCTTTTCATTGACAGAATAAAATGAGGCATACACATATTATTGTTGGTTCCACTAGACGggcctaatttttatttttttctccagtcTTCCTAATACTTGTTTCCCCAGATAGGTGAAAATTTGCTCAGCGTGCCCTCCACAGTTGCCATGGCAACCAGTCTGTCACACACAGCTAACCTTTTCATTCACTGTGTCGATATTGTCTGTCGAAGCATCATCTGAATGTTGTTTTCCTAGAGCAACCATAGAGCAGTCATTATCTGTCATCTTGGCttctttctttgaattctttttttgtcCCATTTGGAGTTGACTAGACTTGTAGGCTAAGGCTGGTATAGTGTTCACTAAAATTAACTGCAACGGTTTCTTGTTCTCCTTGTACTGACACTGGATGTACCGCGAAAAGGCCGACCTATAGGTCTTGTTGAACAGTGTGTAGACCAGCGGGTTGACGGCTGAGGAGAGGTACCCGATCCAAACGAACACGTTGAGCAGGGCCCCGATGACGGCTTCGTTGCAGGACTCCTTGCACATGACGGCCATGATGTTGGTGATGAAGAAGGGGCACCACATCACCACAAACAGGAAGAAGACGATGCCCAGCACCTTGCAAGCCTTCTGCTCGTTGCTGATGGACTGCATCGTCCTCCTGCCTGCGTAGGATCCTGGCTCCCGGTGGATCGACCTCTGGAAGAGCTTTTCTGAAGACAGGGAGCTCTGAGGGAGGAAGCTGAAGGAAGCTAACTTGGCTCGTGTGCCTGGATCACTCACACACAAAGTAGCTTCTTTCTGGAGCGACTTGATAG
The DNA window shown above is from Oryctolagus cuniculus chromosome 9, mOryCun1.1, whole genome shotgun sequence and carries:
- the HTR2A gene encoding 5-hydroxytryptamine receptor 2A isoform X2 encodes the protein MHLCAISLDRYVAIQNPIHHSRFNSRTKAFLKIIAVWTISVGISMPIPVFGLQDDSKVFKEGSCLLADDNFVLIGSFVSFFIPLTIMVITYFLTIKSLQKEATLCVSDPGTRAKLASFSFLPQSSLSSEKLFQRSIHREPGSYAGRRTMQSISNEQKACKVLGIVFFLFVVMWCPFFITNIMAVMCKESCNEAVIGALLNVFVWIGYLSSAVNPLVYTLFNKTYRSAFSRYIQCQYKENKKPLQLILVNTIPALAYKSSQLQMGQKKNSKKEAKMTDNDCSMVALGKQHSDDASTDNIDTVNEKVSCV